A genomic segment from Pseudoalteromonas nigrifaciens encodes:
- a CDS encoding hemolysin family protein — MGDLVGIGLLILISALFAMSEIAIAASRKIKLRVMADEGNVQAAAVLKLQEQPGAFFAMIQITLNAIAILGGIVGEQALSPYVQNVLQFFYQGPLLAQISFLLSFLTITSLFILFADLLPKRLAMILPEAVAVRVVTIMRWVTYALTPLVLFFNGLTNIILRIFKVPSEREDIVTTEDIVAMMDAGAEYGSLQQQEYDLIGNVFDLEARFISSVMSPRDQIVYFDINESSHDIANKIIEHPHNHFLVCNDNLDKLIGSVESKDILRQVLKGDAANINSEMLEKDIFYLPETLSLSEALNAFKTAVQPFAVVVNEYALVVGIVTVKDLMKGFMGDLITHSDDELIVERDQNSWLVDGLTPIVELAKVLDIDEFPHQSHYETVAGYLIYTMKRIPKRAEYIQYAGFKFEVVDVEGIRVEQLLVSKIVPTPEPPQS; from the coding sequence ATGGGTGATTTAGTCGGGATTGGCTTATTAATCTTGATCAGTGCGTTGTTTGCAATGTCGGAAATTGCGATTGCAGCATCGCGTAAAATAAAGTTAAGAGTGATGGCTGATGAGGGCAATGTTCAAGCAGCTGCAGTATTAAAGCTACAAGAACAACCTGGGGCATTTTTTGCCATGATCCAAATAACCCTTAATGCTATTGCTATATTAGGCGGCATTGTGGGTGAGCAAGCACTTTCGCCTTATGTGCAAAATGTATTGCAGTTTTTTTATCAAGGCCCATTACTGGCACAAATTAGTTTTTTACTGTCGTTTTTAACCATTACTTCACTGTTTATTTTATTTGCAGATTTACTACCTAAACGTTTGGCAATGATTTTGCCAGAGGCCGTTGCTGTGCGCGTGGTAACAATAATGCGCTGGGTTACCTATGCCTTAACGCCCTTGGTATTATTTTTTAATGGTTTAACAAATATTATTTTGCGTATTTTTAAAGTACCAAGCGAGCGCGAAGATATTGTAACCACAGAAGACATTGTTGCCATGATGGATGCAGGTGCAGAATACGGTAGCCTACAGCAACAAGAATACGATTTAATCGGTAACGTATTTGACCTAGAAGCGCGCTTTATATCGAGTGTGATGTCGCCGCGCGACCAAATAGTTTATTTTGATATTAATGAGTCGAGCCATGATATTGCTAACAAAATAATAGAGCATCCACATAATCACTTTTTAGTGTGTAACGATAATTTAGATAAATTAATCGGCTCTGTAGAATCAAAAGATATTTTACGCCAAGTACTTAAAGGCGATGCAGCGAATATTAATAGCGAAATGCTCGAAAAAGATATTTTTTATCTACCCGAAACCCTTAGTTTATCAGAGGCATTAAATGCGTTTAAAACAGCCGTACAGCCTTTTGCTGTAGTAGTTAACGAATACGCATTAGTGGTAGGCATAGTAACAGTAAAAGATTTAATGAAAGGCTTTATGGGCGACTTAATTACTCACAGCGATGATGAGTTAATTGTTGAGCGCGACCAAAACTCCTGGCTAGTTGATGGCTTAACCCCCATAGTTGAGCTGGCTAAAGTACTTGATATTGATGAGTTTCCTCATCAAAGTCATTACGAAACCGTGGCCGGATATTTAATTTATACCATGAAACGCATTCCAAAACGTGCAGAGTATATTCAATACGCCGGCTTTAAATTTGAAGTGGTCGATGTTGAAGGCATTCGGGTTGAGCAGTTACTGGTATCAAAAATAGTACCCACGCCCGAGCCACCGCAAAGCTAA
- the udp gene encoding uridine phosphorylase: MEKVFHLGLCIDDLKGAKLAIVPGDPDRAARISQFLDNPTCLAKTREFHVYLGELNGHSVVICSTGIGGPSTSIAVEELAQLGVHSFLRIGTTGAIQPHINEGDILISQASVRLDGASQHFAPLSYPAVSDFFATQAMVKACENLNIDFHIGITASSDTFYPGQERYDTHSGYVPKSLQGSCEEWQKLGVMNYEMESATLFTMCAALGLQAACVAGVLVNRTRQEIPNVDHGEIERKSVAVVLEAAKVLLAK, encoded by the coding sequence ATGGAAAAGGTATTTCACTTAGGGTTATGTATTGACGATCTTAAAGGTGCAAAACTGGCTATTGTTCCGGGCGATCCGGATCGTGCTGCACGTATTTCGCAATTTTTAGATAACCCAACTTGCCTGGCTAAAACGCGTGAATTTCATGTTTATTTAGGTGAGCTTAATGGCCATTCTGTGGTTATATGCTCTACCGGTATTGGCGGTCCATCGACGTCGATTGCCGTTGAAGAATTAGCCCAACTTGGCGTGCACAGCTTTTTGCGTATTGGTACTACTGGCGCAATTCAACCACACATTAACGAAGGCGATATTTTAATTAGCCAAGCCTCTGTGCGTTTAGATGGTGCAAGCCAGCATTTTGCGCCGCTTAGCTACCCTGCGGTATCTGACTTTTTTGCTACCCAAGCTATGGTTAAAGCCTGTGAAAACCTTAATATCGATTTTCATATTGGTATTACTGCATCAAGCGACACATTTTACCCAGGGCAAGAGCGTTACGATACACACTCTGGTTATGTGCCAAAGTCGTTACAAGGCAGCTGCGAAGAGTGGCAAAAATTGGGGGTGATGAACTACGAAATGGAATCGGCAACCTTATTTACTATGTGTGCGGCACTTGGTTTACAAGCAGCGTGCGTAGCCGGTGTATTAGTTAATCGTACTCGCCAAGAAATTCCTAATGTTGACCACGGCGAAATTGAAAGAAAATCAGTTGCGGTAGTATTAGAAGCCGCTAAAGTACTGCTCGCTAAGTAA
- a CDS encoding HupE/UreJ family protein, which translates to MKTFCVFILTLATSLVATNSFAHQLSTGYITLNNTAASQNQYSGQWQVNITDLEQVVAFDINNDKQITWAEIKAKRSSINSFVYANLQLIQQQQACTLSTQGAYQLDSHFNQPYLVIPLLFSCADQTETSLHYSAFFNTDGNHKAIVNINNLSRVFSAANAKQTFNFSQSSYLSTFNQYVYQGILHIWIGIDHILFLIALLLTCVLTRTEKQWQGISSKKQIIKHTAWIVTAFTLAHSITLTATAMNLVSPNSRWVELGIALSVLFAALNNVWPLVLRLGWVTFAFGLLHGMGFASVLGELGLSSDYQLLSIVAFNLGVEIGQLSILLIALPVLISIRGYQWYKKWLMPVGSFAIALIALQWSVERF; encoded by the coding sequence ATGAAAACATTTTGTGTATTTATTCTCACTTTAGCAACGAGTTTAGTGGCCACTAATAGCTTTGCTCATCAGTTAAGTACCGGCTATATAACTTTAAATAATACCGCTGCTAGCCAAAATCAGTATAGTGGTCAGTGGCAAGTAAATATAACCGATTTAGAGCAAGTCGTGGCGTTCGATATTAATAACGATAAACAAATAACCTGGGCTGAAATAAAAGCCAAACGCAGCTCTATTAATAGTTTTGTGTATGCTAATTTACAGCTAATTCAGCAACAACAGGCATGCACGCTCTCTACCCAAGGGGCGTATCAATTAGATAGTCACTTTAATCAACCCTATTTAGTAATACCGCTGCTGTTTAGCTGCGCTGATCAAACTGAAACTAGCTTACATTACAGCGCCTTTTTTAATACCGATGGTAACCACAAAGCCATTGTAAATATTAATAATTTATCGCGAGTGTTTAGCGCAGCTAACGCAAAACAAACATTTAATTTTAGCCAATCAAGCTACTTAAGCACCTTTAATCAATATGTATATCAAGGAATATTGCATATTTGGATTGGTATTGATCATATTTTATTTTTAATCGCCTTATTACTTACCTGCGTACTTACCCGCACCGAAAAACAATGGCAAGGTATTAGCTCAAAAAAACAAATTATTAAACACACCGCGTGGATAGTTACCGCCTTTACCCTAGCCCATTCAATTACGCTTACTGCAACCGCTATGAATTTAGTATCGCCTAATAGCCGCTGGGTAGAGCTAGGTATTGCCCTGTCAGTACTTTTTGCTGCACTTAATAATGTATGGCCACTGGTATTACGTTTAGGTTGGGTAACATTTGCCTTTGGTTTATTGCACGGCATGGGGTTTGCCAGTGTATTGGGTGAGTTGGGGTTGTCGAGCGATTATCAGCTATTGAGTATTGTAGCATTTAACTTAGGGGTAGAAATTGGTCAGCTCAGTATTTTACTCATAGCATTGCCGGTGTTAATCAGCATAAGAGGCTATCAGTGGTATAAGAAATGGTTAATGCCGGTGGGTTCATTTGCTATAGCACTGATTGCATTACAATGGTCAGTCGAGCGGTTTTAA
- a CDS encoding efflux RND transporter permease subunit, translating to MSRYFIDKPIFAWVLAIIVMLAGILAVKSLPIAQYPSIAPPAISITANYPGASAQTLEDSVTQVIEQKMKGLDGLLYMSSTSESSGSATLTLTFNADTDPDIAQVQVQNKLATATPLLPEEVQRQGVVVAKAARNFLLVLGFVSKDGSMTNIDIGDYVASNVQDIVSRVDGVGEAQLFGSQYAMRIWLDPAKLQNFKLTPNDIGAAITAQNAQVSAGQLGGMPAIAGQQLNATITAQSRLQTPDQFENILVKTNSDGSVVRLKDVARVELGGENYGVVARFNGKPASGLGIKLASGANALDTANGVKKALEELKPFFPQGLESVIPYDTTPFVSLSIEKVVHTLIEAVILVFVVMYLFLQNFRATLIPTIAVPVVLLGTFAILYTFGYSINTLTMFAMVLAIGLLVDDAIVVVENVERLMTEEKLSALDATRKSMDEIKGALVGIAMVLSAVFIPMAFFSGSTGVIYRQFSITIVSAMGLSVLVALILTPALCATLLKPSHVHDKTSFIGRFFSGFNRGFDKTNRGAQGIVGRMISQSKRYLLIYGVLVGGMVYVFSSLPTAFLPDEDQGILFNQVMLPAGSTIEQTLGVVEKVENHYLNDQAEAVSSIFTVTGFSFAGSGQNSAIGFVSLKHWDERQRDDLSVNAVAGKGMGYFSTIKEAFVFAFPPPAIVELGTANGFNMFLQDRVGLGHDELLNARNMLLGMASKSPVLAGVRPNGQEDMPELQLDIDLAKAEALGVTQTDINSTLSTAWGSRYVNDFIDRGRVKKVYMQGEADSRMVPEDLNKWYVRNNTGEMVPFAAFASSHWSYGSPRLERYNGFSAMEIQGSAAPGYSTGQAMDEMERLVKQLPNGIASEWSGISYQERSSGGQAPLLYGLSLLFVFLCLAALYESWSVPFAVMIIVPLGIFGAIMAALIGNLSNDIYLQVGLLTTIGLASKNAILIVEFAIHKMEEGLSLVDAAIAAVKLRLRPVLMTSLAFICGVVPLAIASSAGSGAQNALGISIIGGTLAASTLVVLFVPLFFVLVRKTFSSKSAVATKESE from the coding sequence ATGTCACGATATTTTATCGATAAACCGATATTTGCTTGGGTACTCGCTATTATTGTTATGTTAGCGGGTATTTTAGCAGTTAAAAGTTTACCTATTGCACAGTATCCTTCTATTGCACCGCCTGCGATTAGTATTACTGCAAATTACCCAGGTGCATCAGCGCAAACCTTAGAAGACTCTGTAACTCAAGTTATTGAGCAAAAAATGAAAGGGCTAGACGGCTTGTTATATATGTCGTCAACGTCAGAGTCGAGTGGCTCAGCAACGCTTACATTAACGTTTAATGCTGATACCGACCCTGATATTGCTCAGGTTCAAGTACAAAACAAATTAGCAACCGCAACGCCGTTGTTACCAGAGGAAGTACAACGCCAAGGTGTTGTAGTAGCCAAAGCGGCGCGTAACTTTTTATTAGTATTAGGTTTTGTGTCTAAAGATGGCAGCATGACTAATATTGATATTGGTGATTATGTAGCCTCAAACGTGCAAGATATTGTTTCTCGTGTTGATGGTGTAGGTGAAGCGCAGTTATTTGGCTCGCAGTACGCTATGCGTATTTGGTTAGATCCAGCAAAATTACAAAACTTTAAGTTAACGCCAAACGATATTGGCGCGGCAATTACTGCACAAAATGCGCAGGTTTCTGCCGGCCAACTCGGTGGTATGCCTGCGATTGCAGGGCAGCAGTTAAATGCGACAATAACGGCACAAAGCCGTTTGCAAACACCTGATCAGTTTGAAAACATTTTAGTTAAAACCAATAGTGATGGCTCAGTAGTACGTCTAAAAGATGTAGCGAGAGTAGAGCTAGGCGGTGAAAACTATGGTGTAGTCGCACGTTTTAATGGAAAACCCGCATCGGGCTTAGGGATAAAACTGGCCAGTGGTGCGAATGCGCTAGATACGGCAAATGGTGTTAAAAAAGCCCTTGAAGAGCTTAAACCGTTTTTCCCTCAGGGCTTAGAAAGTGTTATTCCTTACGACACCACACCATTTGTATCTTTGTCGATAGAAAAAGTAGTACACACGTTAATTGAAGCTGTGATACTTGTGTTTGTTGTAATGTATTTGTTTTTACAAAACTTTCGTGCGACGTTAATTCCGACTATTGCAGTACCTGTTGTATTACTGGGTACGTTTGCAATTTTGTATACCTTTGGTTATTCAATCAATACGTTAACTATGTTTGCTATGGTACTTGCCATTGGCCTGTTGGTTGATGATGCGATTGTTGTAGTAGAAAACGTAGAGCGTTTAATGACTGAAGAAAAACTCTCGGCATTAGATGCAACACGTAAATCAATGGACGAAATTAAAGGCGCATTGGTAGGTATTGCTATGGTGCTGTCGGCAGTATTTATTCCGATGGCGTTTTTTAGTGGCTCTACCGGTGTTATTTACCGTCAGTTCTCTATTACTATTGTGTCGGCAATGGGCTTGTCGGTATTAGTGGCACTTATTTTAACGCCTGCATTATGTGCAACCTTACTTAAGCCAAGCCATGTACACGATAAAACATCATTTATTGGACGTTTTTTCTCTGGCTTTAACCGTGGTTTTGATAAAACAAACCGCGGTGCACAAGGTATTGTTGGGCGTATGATCAGCCAATCAAAGCGCTACTTACTTATTTATGGTGTGCTTGTGGGTGGTATGGTATATGTGTTTTCAAGCTTACCAACTGCTTTTTTACCAGACGAAGACCAAGGTATATTATTTAACCAAGTAATGTTGCCTGCAGGCTCTACCATTGAGCAAACGTTAGGTGTAGTGGAAAAAGTAGAAAACCATTATTTGAATGATCAAGCCGAAGCGGTAAGTTCTATCTTTACGGTAACAGGCTTTAGTTTTGCAGGTTCTGGACAAAACTCAGCAATTGGTTTTGTGAGCTTAAAGCATTGGGATGAGCGCCAACGTGACGACCTATCGGTAAATGCAGTAGCAGGTAAAGGAATGGGGTATTTTTCAACCATAAAAGAAGCGTTTGTATTTGCTTTCCCACCACCGGCAATTGTAGAACTTGGTACAGCTAATGGCTTTAATATGTTTTTACAAGACCGCGTTGGCTTAGGCCATGACGAGCTATTAAATGCACGTAATATGTTGTTGGGTATGGCAAGCAAAAGCCCTGTTTTAGCGGGTGTGCGTCCAAATGGCCAAGAAGACATGCCAGAGCTGCAACTTGATATTGACCTTGCAAAAGCAGAAGCATTGGGTGTTACTCAAACCGATATAAATAGTACTTTGTCTACCGCATGGGGTAGCCGCTATGTTAATGACTTTATTGACCGCGGCCGCGTGAAAAAAGTATACATGCAAGGCGAAGCTGATTCGCGCATGGTGCCAGAGGACTTAAATAAGTGGTACGTGCGTAATAATACTGGCGAGATGGTGCCGTTTGCAGCATTTGCTAGTTCGCACTGGTCTTATGGCTCACCACGCTTGGAGCGCTACAATGGTTTTTCTGCGATGGAAATACAAGGTAGTGCAGCACCTGGCTATAGTACAGGGCAGGCTATGGATGAAATGGAGCGTTTAGTTAAGCAATTACCAAACGGTATTGCCTCTGAGTGGTCGGGTATATCTTATCAAGAACGCTCAAGTGGTGGGCAAGCGCCTTTACTGTATGGTTTATCGCTGCTATTTGTATTTTTATGTTTAGCTGCGTTATACGAAAGCTGGTCGGTACCATTTGCGGTAATGATTATTGTGCCACTGGGTATATTTGGTGCCATTATGGCGGCATTAATTGGTAACTTATCAAACGATATTTACTTACAAGTAGGCTTGTTAACCACCATAGGTTTAGCTTCTAAAAACGCGATATTAATAGTTGAATTTGCTATTCATAAAATGGAAGAAGGCCTGAGCTTAGTGGATGCTGCAATAGCTGCTGTTAAACTGCGTTTACGCCCAGTATTAATGACCTCGCTGGCCTTTATTTGTGGTGTTGTACCTTTGGCTATTGCGTCGAGCGCAGGGTCGGGTGCACAAAATGCGCTGGGTATCTCTATTATTGGTGGTACATTAGCTGCCTCTACCTTAGTGGTGTTATTTGTGCCTTTGTTTTTTGTTTTAGTACGTAAAACATTCTCAAGTAAATCGGCAGTAGCAACGAAGGAGAGCGAATAA
- a CDS encoding efflux transporter outer membrane subunit, whose product MNLKTLGLNALTLAVLTGCQLAPEQQEIALPVPDAYASGAEQAQATQLNWQQFFNDEKLQALIAQSLEHNKDLQIAALNVQRVRGLYQIEDSALFPSLDINGSGSRQRLPGDLSSTGEPRINSQYSATVGITSYELDIWGKVRNQSAQALQTLYSTQLSQYSMQVSLIAELANAWLNYATDQQLLALAEETLTSQQSSLSLTQQSFDLGAASAITLEQLKSTVATAKVDIAKYKRLLKRDKNALDLLVGNSVASDLLPNASLNHLLDLPEVPVGLPSDLLTQRPDIKAVEHQLLAANANIGIARAAFYPSISLTANAGTASSDLSGLFDGGSGTWSFVPTINLPIFNMGRNQANLDVAKAAQQIALTTYQQKIQQAFREVADVLADREGYNAQLSALEQLVQSRQATFDISQARYDKGADSYLQVLDSQRTWYSAQQQLITGKQALLASKINLYKAVGGGWQVTSPAVQD is encoded by the coding sequence ATGAACTTAAAAACATTAGGTTTAAACGCACTTACTTTAGCTGTATTAACGGGGTGCCAACTTGCCCCAGAGCAACAAGAAATAGCTTTACCTGTGCCTGATGCGTATGCATCGGGTGCAGAGCAAGCGCAAGCTACGCAGCTAAATTGGCAGCAGTTTTTTAATGATGAAAAACTGCAAGCGTTAATTGCACAGAGCCTTGAGCATAATAAAGACTTACAAATTGCTGCATTAAATGTGCAGCGCGTGCGTGGCTTATATCAAATAGAAGACTCGGCATTATTTCCATCGCTTGATATAAATGGCTCTGGATCGCGTCAGCGCTTGCCGGGTGATTTATCGAGTACTGGTGAGCCGCGTATTAATTCGCAGTACAGTGCTACCGTAGGTATTACCTCGTATGAGCTTGATATATGGGGCAAGGTGCGCAATCAGTCAGCGCAAGCACTGCAAACCTTATACTCTACGCAGCTGAGCCAATACAGTATGCAAGTGTCGCTTATTGCTGAGCTTGCTAATGCCTGGCTTAACTATGCAACCGACCAGCAGTTATTAGCACTGGCCGAGGAAACCCTAACGTCGCAACAGTCGTCGTTATCACTTACTCAACAAAGTTTTGATTTAGGTGCTGCATCAGCAATTACCCTAGAGCAACTTAAAAGTACGGTTGCTACAGCTAAAGTTGATATAGCAAAGTATAAGCGTTTATTAAAACGCGATAAAAATGCGCTTGATTTACTAGTAGGTAATAGCGTTGCCAGTGATTTACTGCCAAATGCGTCACTTAATCATTTACTCGACTTACCAGAAGTACCAGTTGGTTTACCGTCTGATTTACTCACGCAACGCCCTGATATTAAAGCGGTTGAGCATCAGTTGTTAGCGGCTAATGCAAATATTGGTATTGCGCGTGCTGCGTTTTACCCAAGTATTAGTTTAACCGCTAATGCGGGTACTGCATCAAGCGACTTAAGTGGTTTATTTGATGGTGGCTCGGGTACGTGGAGCTTTGTACCTACTATTAATTTGCCTATTTTTAATATGGGCCGTAACCAAGCTAATTTAGATGTTGCTAAAGCGGCGCAACAAATAGCGCTTACCACCTATCAGCAAAAAATTCAGCAAGCGTTTCGTGAAGTTGCTGACGTACTTGCAGATAGAGAAGGTTATAACGCCCAGCTAAGCGCACTTGAGCAGTTAGTGCAAAGCCGTCAAGCAACCTTTGATATTTCGCAAGCGCGTTACGACAAAGGTGCCGACAGTTACTTGCAAGTTCTTGATTCGCAAAGAACTTGGTACAGTGCCCAACAGCAGTTAATTACGGGTAAGCAAGCATTACTTGCCAGTAAAATTAACTTATACAAAGCAGTTGGCGGCGGTTGGCAAGTTACCTCACCAGCGGTGCAAGATTAA
- a CDS encoding arginase family protein: MSTEFQEFKSKIEHCLCAPGDGVYTVNTAKERKAALRNKLYGQTENIGPLWRESLNELPNSPHKAVMLGISSDCGGGILRGANWGPLFLRSALLDQQPQCRSFDLGDVRVIPHLLHDKYLNKATITNCQKALYGNENNDYYVSPLSITEDVCDSFYATFENKGIFGIGGDHSISYPLTKAYLKAKRTQGKRTAIIHFDAHTDLLVERLGIDLCFGSWCTHILEFLPAPHHLIQFGIRSSGKPKEHWESTFGVKQHWAHEIIERGAAAVAADAIAQLKADNVDEVYVSFDIDALDEKFASATGTPEANGLTPQHALDILSAIADEFPITGADMMEIAPFTDSSLVGQSSSETTLREGAKISAFLISAMNK; encoded by the coding sequence ATGAGCACCGAATTTCAGGAATTTAAAAGCAAAATTGAGCATTGTTTGTGCGCACCAGGTGATGGTGTATATACAGTTAACACTGCAAAAGAGCGCAAAGCTGCATTAAGAAATAAGCTTTATGGGCAAACCGAAAACATTGGCCCATTATGGCGTGAGTCGCTTAACGAGTTACCCAATTCGCCGCATAAAGCGGTTATGCTAGGTATTAGCTCAGATTGTGGCGGCGGTATTTTACGTGGCGCAAACTGGGGGCCGTTATTTTTACGCTCAGCATTACTTGATCAGCAACCTCAGTGCCGCTCATTCGATTTAGGCGACGTACGCGTTATTCCTCATTTATTACATGATAAATACTTAAACAAAGCCACTATAACCAATTGCCAAAAAGCATTATACGGCAACGAAAATAACGACTATTACGTTAGCCCACTGTCGATCACTGAAGATGTGTGCGACAGCTTTTATGCAACATTTGAAAATAAAGGCATTTTTGGTATTGGCGGCGATCATTCAATTAGTTACCCATTAACAAAAGCGTATTTAAAAGCTAAGCGCACACAAGGCAAGCGTACCGCAATTATTCATTTTGATGCCCATACCGACTTATTGGTTGAGCGCTTAGGCATTGATTTATGTTTTGGCTCTTGGTGTACGCATATTTTAGAGTTTTTACCTGCGCCGCATCATTTAATTCAATTTGGTATTCGTTCAAGCGGTAAACCGAAAGAGCATTGGGAAAGCACTTTTGGTGTTAAACAACACTGGGCGCATGAAATTATAGAGCGCGGTGCAGCAGCCGTTGCCGCAGATGCCATTGCCCAGCTTAAAGCCGACAACGTTGACGAAGTGTATGTTAGCTTTGATATTGACGCCCTTGATGAAAAATTTGCCTCTGCAACAGGCACACCAGAGGCAAACGGCTTAACGCCACAGCACGCACTGGATATTTTATCAGCCATAGCCGATGAATTTCCGATCACCGGTGCCGATATGATGGAAATTGCGCCTTTTACCGACAGCTCGCTAGTAGGGCAGTCAAGTTCAGAAACCACCTTACGAGAAGGCGCTAAAATTTCGGCGTTTTTGATTAGTGCGATGAACAAGTAA
- a CDS encoding TetR/AcrR family transcriptional regulator has product MTHKSKRHADPALVEARRTQVLDAAADCFRRKGYHGAGMAEIARTAGMSAGHIYNYFESKEAIIESIIEQDMQEMFSIFQEFEEQPGDILTILLGSLHKGVQRHMDTGACVIDLDMMAEAARNNKVATLLHEADTQARDRMRQLLISDRSLLKSHSEQELDSRINVIFSMMAGLFLRKMLYPELTEETVLIALRPAMKTLLMPFEVHDEVL; this is encoded by the coding sequence GTGACCCATAAAAGTAAAAGACATGCAGATCCTGCATTAGTCGAAGCACGGCGCACACAAGTACTAGATGCTGCAGCAGACTGCTTTCGTCGCAAAGGCTATCATGGGGCAGGCATGGCTGAAATTGCAAGAACTGCGGGTATGAGTGCCGGCCATATCTATAACTACTTTGAAAGTAAAGAAGCAATAATAGAGAGTATTATTGAGCAAGATATGCAAGAAATGTTTTCTATATTTCAAGAGTTTGAAGAGCAGCCTGGCGATATCCTCACAATACTTTTAGGCAGTTTGCACAAAGGAGTGCAAAGGCATATGGATACCGGGGCGTGTGTAATCGATTTAGACATGATGGCAGAAGCGGCCAGAAACAATAAAGTGGCTACGTTACTACACGAGGCTGATACCCAAGCGCGCGATAGAATGAGACAGTTATTAATTAGCGACAGAAGCTTGTTAAAATCACACTCAGAGCAAGAACTCGATAGCCGTATTAATGTTATTTTTTCGATGATGGCGGGCTTATTTCTTCGAAAAATGCTCTACCCAGAACTCACCGAAGAAACAGTATTAATAGCACTTCGCCCAGCGATGAAAACGCTACTCATGCCTTTTGAAGTGCATGACGAAGTACTGTAA
- a CDS encoding efflux RND transporter periplasmic adaptor subunit: MQRSRIALLVFSALVGSVVLTGCDQATEQPKATASQGTPVGVVTIKSQTLTLKQELPGRVSAYQIAEIRPQVSGIVQSRLFTEGTQVEKGQALYQINPAIFEAELAASEAAVARAEASIASSKSKAARYKELLAIKAVSQQDFDEADATAKQAKAELLTAKAQLQAAQINLDYSHVASPIGGQISKSSVTVGALVSANQAMALATVTQLDPIYVDLTQSSNELTKLKKALSSGSLSVDADIQTEVELYMEDGSVYPHKGTLQFSEVTVNPSTGSVTLRAKFSNPEKLLLPGMYARASIVEGVQENAVLVPQRGVTRNSKGQPTAMVVSENNTVESRVLEVDRTIGSNWLVTKGLSAGDKLIVEGLQKIRPGAPVIVTEATPLATQAQ, translated from the coding sequence ATGCAGCGTTCCCGCATCGCGCTATTGGTATTTTCGGCCCTCGTTGGTTCTGTCGTTTTAACTGGTTGTGATCAGGCTACTGAGCAACCTAAAGCTACTGCTTCTCAAGGCACTCCAGTAGGTGTAGTTACGATAAAAAGCCAAACACTTACACTTAAACAAGAATTACCAGGGCGTGTAAGTGCATATCAAATAGCAGAAATTCGTCCTCAAGTTAGCGGTATTGTGCAATCTCGTTTGTTTACAGAAGGTACGCAAGTAGAAAAAGGCCAAGCGCTATATCAAATAAATCCAGCCATTTTTGAAGCTGAGCTTGCAGCAAGTGAAGCAGCTGTAGCCCGTGCTGAGGCGAGTATTGCCAGCAGTAAATCAAAAGCTGCGCGTTATAAAGAGTTATTGGCAATTAAAGCTGTAAGTCAGCAAGACTTTGACGAAGCAGATGCAACTGCTAAGCAGGCAAAGGCTGAGTTACTTACTGCGAAAGCGCAATTACAGGCTGCACAAATTAATTTAGATTACAGCCATGTAGCATCGCCTATTGGTGGTCAAATTAGTAAATCGAGTGTGACTGTTGGTGCTTTGGTAAGTGCTAATCAAGCAATGGCATTGGCAACAGTCACGCAGCTTGATCCAATTTATGTTGATTTAACACAATCGAGTAATGAGTTAACCAAGCTTAAAAAAGCGTTGTCGTCGGGCTCGTTAAGTGTTGATGCAGATATTCAAACCGAGGTTGAACTTTATATGGAAGACGGTTCGGTTTATCCGCATAAGGGCACCTTACAGTTTTCAGAAGTAACGGTTAATCCAAGTACGGGTTCGGTAACATTGCGAGCTAAATTTTCTAACCCTGAGAAACTACTTTTACCGGGTATGTATGCCCGTGCATCTATTGTTGAAGGGGTTCAAGAAAATGCTGTTTTGGTTCCGCAGCGTGGTGTAACGCGTAATTCCAAAGGCCAGCCAACAGCTATGGTGGTAAGTGAAAATAATACAGTAGAGAGCCGAGTACTAGAAGTTGATAGAACAATAGGTTCGAACTGGTTAGTGACTAAAGGTTTATCTGCTGGTGATAAGTTAATTGTTGAAGGCTTACAAAAAATTCGTCCTGGCGCGCCAGTGATTGTCACTGAAGCAACACCTTTAGCCACTCAAGCGCAATAA